The following coding sequences lie in one Treponema sp. OMZ 790 genomic window:
- a CDS encoding acyl carrier protein has protein sequence MEKKVISLLSRVFENVAIDESSSQENIPEWDSMKQLNIAFEIENEFGIELEPEEIVLLKSVNGIINFLNTKTNG, from the coding sequence ATGGAAAAGAAAGTAATCAGCTTATTAAGCAGAGTTTTTGAGAATGTCGCGATTGATGAATCTTCTTCACAGGAGAATATTCCGGAATGGGATTCTATGAAACAATTGAATATTGCATTTGAAATTGAAAATGAATTCGGAATAGAGCTTGAACCTGAAGAAATTGTCTTATTAAAATCAGTCAACGGGATTATCAATTTTTTGAATACCAAAACAAACGGTTAA
- a CDS encoding TylF/MycF/NovP-related O-methyltransferase has translation MGGYKIFSPSILKSTDFDFVIISVSEYQREITANLLEMGVDKEKIITFMHEDVIKWDEERYAMAKNCISYIKERKIKGNIAELGVYQGEFSSFLSKQLPDRRIYLFDTFEGFSQTDLATKEVNGDESVFKDTSVDLVLKKMPIRENVIIKKGWFPDTADGLEDSFCFVSLDADLYNPIYAGLEFFYPRLEKGGYIFIQDFDSMTYPGCKQAVYDYCDKHTVSFVPILDRCCTAIITK, from the coding sequence ATGGGGGGGTATAAAATCTTTTCCCCATCAATTCTAAAAAGTACGGATTTTGATTTTGTTATTATCAGCGTTTCTGAATATCAAAGAGAAATTACGGCAAACCTTTTGGAAATGGGAGTCGACAAGGAAAAAATTATTACTTTCATGCATGAAGATGTTATAAAATGGGATGAAGAACGCTACGCAATGGCCAAAAATTGTATCTCATACATAAAAGAAAGAAAGATAAAAGGAAATATTGCGGAACTGGGAGTGTATCAAGGTGAATTTTCTTCTTTTTTAAGTAAACAACTTCCCGATAGAAGAATCTATTTATTTGATACCTTTGAAGGTTTTTCACAAACCGATTTGGCAACTAAAGAAGTAAATGGCGATGAGAGTGTTTTTAAAGATACATCTGTAGATTTAGTGCTCAAAAAAATGCCTATACGGGAAAATGTCATAATTAAAAAAGGTTGGTTTCCCGACACAGCTGACGGGCTTGAAGATTCGTTTTGTTTTGTCAGTTTGGATGCGGACTTATACAATCCCATATATGCAGGTTTGGAATTTTTTTATCCTCGACTGGAAAAAGGAGGATATATTTTTATTCAGGATTTTGATAGTATGACCTATCCGGGCTGTAAACAAGCCGTATACGATTATTGCGATAAACATACCGTTTCCTTTGTACCGATTTTGGACAGGTGTTGTACTGCAATAATCACCAAATAA
- a CDS encoding HAD family hydrolase yields the protein MKTFVFRNNTVEFFFDNKTHSFSGYDDISCIPDDADEFIWFYQTPYEIAQELKTQIVDSYTEKFDFVYSQISENKMIYVFTLVNLFNTKIVSSDFDIDHAVFAFNNHIVKKSKEKENIKIIDFTDFIFRYKKNEIIDWKYYFTSQLAFSQKLLKDFQLWYAKIRDELAFKRKKCLVLDLDNTVWGGVLGEDGIDGIKIGGDYPGKAFLYFQKAIIELEKSGVIIAICSKNNEQDVLDCWKKNPFNLINETVVSSYRINWNNKADNLRAIASELNIGLDSFVFIDDNPAERELIRQNIPEVAVPDFPEHPYNLPFFIESLITDYFRIYAVTTEDKNKTETYKANAKRKSEESKFTDMKSFIKSLNIHIKIESADDIHIPRIAQMTQKTNQFNLTTKRYTDADLKNMISAGSKIYCMSVSDKFGDSGITGCIIIKQDEVDSFLLSCRILGKGIENEFLKQIITVLKQNRYTQLKASYIPTLKNMQVKNFYENNGFTLVSESDTGEKRYSLNMSSFNYVPNDIYTVSITEE from the coding sequence ATGAAAACGTTTGTTTTTAGAAATAATACAGTAGAATTTTTTTTCGATAACAAAACACATTCTTTTTCGGGGTATGATGATATTTCGTGCATACCGGACGATGCGGATGAGTTCATTTGGTTTTATCAAACTCCGTATGAAATTGCTCAAGAATTAAAAACTCAAATTGTAGATTCTTATACGGAAAAATTTGATTTTGTATATTCTCAAATCTCTGAAAATAAAATGATCTATGTGTTCACTTTGGTAAACCTGTTTAATACAAAGATTGTTAGCTCTGACTTTGATATTGATCATGCCGTTTTTGCATTTAACAATCACATTGTAAAAAAATCAAAAGAAAAAGAAAATATTAAAATAATCGATTTTACCGATTTTATTTTTCGGTATAAAAAAAATGAAATAATTGATTGGAAGTATTATTTTACATCACAACTTGCATTCAGTCAAAAGTTGCTTAAGGATTTTCAATTATGGTATGCAAAAATCAGAGATGAGCTTGCTTTTAAAAGAAAAAAATGTCTGGTTTTGGATTTGGACAATACTGTATGGGGCGGAGTTCTCGGTGAAGACGGCATCGACGGCATAAAAATCGGCGGAGATTATCCCGGAAAAGCTTTTTTATATTTTCAAAAAGCGATTATTGAACTTGAAAAATCCGGTGTTATTATTGCAATTTGCAGTAAAAATAATGAGCAAGATGTTTTGGATTGTTGGAAAAAGAATCCGTTTAACTTAATAAATGAAACGGTTGTTTCTTCTTATCGTATCAATTGGAATAACAAAGCGGATAATCTTAGAGCAATAGCCTCCGAGTTGAATATCGGACTTGACAGTTTTGTTTTTATTGATGATAATCCCGCGGAAAGAGAGCTGATAAGACAAAACATACCTGAAGTTGCGGTTCCGGATTTTCCCGAACACCCCTATAATTTACCCTTTTTTATTGAAAGCTTGATAACCGATTATTTTCGTATTTATGCCGTAACTACAGAGGATAAAAATAAAACCGAAACATATAAGGCAAATGCAAAAAGAAAATCCGAAGAATCAAAATTTACCGATATGAAAAGTTTTATAAAAAGTCTTAATATACATATAAAAATAGAATCAGCAGATGATATACATATTCCCCGAATTGCTCAAATGACGCAAAAAACCAATCAGTTTAATTTGACTACCAAGCGGTATACGGATGCGGATTTAAAAAATATGATTTCAGCCGGTTCAAAAATATATTGCATGAGCGTTTCGGATAAATTCGGAGACAGCGGTATAACCGGCTGTATCATTATAAAACAGGATGAAGTCGATTCCTTTTTATTGAGCTGCAGAATCTTAGGCAAAGGAATCGAAAATGAATTCTTAAAACAGATTATTACGGTTTTAAAGCAAAATAGATACACTCAATTAAAAGCATCATATATACCCACGTTGAAAAATATGCAGGTTAAGAATTTTTATGAAAATAACGGATTTACTTTAGTATCGGAATCGGATACAGGTGAAAAAAGATATAGTTTGAATATGTCTTCTTTTAACTATGTTCCCAATGATATATATACTGTTTCTATAACGGAGGAATAA
- a CDS encoding VOC family protein, which produces MKYHHIGIAVFNIEETAPFYIMQGYSKSQTVYDPIQHVNICFLTDGYSEIIGGGGMPMIELIEPIDEKSPVYKILQKSGVAPYHICYEVENISDTITELKREKFIPLSKPVEAIAINNKKVCFLFNKNIGLIELVEK; this is translated from the coding sequence ATGAAATATCATCATATCGGTATTGCCGTTTTTAATATTGAAGAAACGGCTCCGTTTTATATTATGCAAGGGTATTCTAAATCTCAAACCGTTTATGATCCTATTCAACATGTAAATATCTGCTTCCTTACTGACGGATACAGTGAAATAATCGGGGGGGGGGGGATGCCTATGATTGAATTGATAGAACCGATTGATGAAAAATCTCCCGTCTATAAAATCTTACAAAAAAGCGGAGTTGCCCCCTATCATATTTGCTATGAAGTTGAAAATATATCCGATACAATAACCGAGCTGAAGAGGGAAAAATTTATTCCGCTTTCAAAGCCGGTTGAAGCGATTGCAATAAATAATAAAAAAGTTTGTTTTTTGTTTAATAAAAATATAGGCCTTATTGAATTAGTAGAAAAATGA
- a CDS encoding AAC(3) family N-acetyltransferase — protein sequence MSLMNDFINQLPIFNGDIVLFTSDAVRLGYYFHKNKENFDINELLDLILNKIGTAGTVLFPTYNWDFCKGIQFDYKNTPSQTGSLSQAALKHSAFKRTKHPIYSWAVAGKDREYLCELNNTDSFAEDSPFAYLYKKNGKNIILDVSMQNSFTFVHYVEQTVGVSYRYVKNFSANYIDETGMESLRTYSMFVRDYDMDAEVNLEPLENYLLDNKIIEETKIACSRILSIPLNKTFDIIKEDILNNQSKMIATYKGQKN from the coding sequence ATGAGTTTGATGAATGATTTTATAAATCAACTACCTATTTTTAACGGTGATATCGTGTTATTTACGTCAGATGCTGTACGACTGGGATATTATTTTCATAAAAATAAAGAAAATTTTGATATCAATGAATTACTTGATTTAATCCTGAATAAGATAGGAACTGCAGGAACGGTCCTATTTCCAACCTATAATTGGGATTTTTGTAAAGGGATACAGTTCGATTATAAAAATACTCCTTCGCAAACGGGTTCCTTATCTCAAGCTGCATTGAAACATTCCGCATTTAAGAGAACAAAGCATCCTATCTATTCGTGGGCTGTTGCAGGGAAAGACAGGGAATACCTGTGTGAATTAAACAATACGGATTCGTTTGCAGAAGATTCTCCTTTTGCATATTTATATAAAAAAAACGGAAAAAATATCATTCTTGATGTCAGTATGCAAAATAGTTTTACCTTTGTTCATTACGTGGAACAGACAGTTGGGGTGTCTTATAGATACGTTAAAAATTTTTCTGCCAACTATATAGATGAAACCGGCATGGAATCTTTACGAACATATTCCATGTTTGTGCGAGACTATGATATGGATGCCGAGGTGAATTTGGAACCGCTTGAAAATTATCTTTTGGACAATAAAATAATAGAAGAAACAAAAATAGCTTGTTCACGGATATTGTCCATACCTTTAAATAAAACTTTTGATATTATTAAAGAAGATATTCTAAACAATCAATCAAAAATGATTGCAACATATAAGGGCCAAAAAAATTAA
- a CDS encoding DUF4910 domain-containing protein — protein MNEGDKMYVLAKELFPICRSITGNGVRETLNIIKKEIPELKIHEVPSGTKVFDWIVPKEWNIKDAWIKDSNGKKIIDFAQSNLHVMGYSIPVSKTVSKEELLSLLYTEPFQPDVIPYITSYYKERFGFCCSENQKKEIIDTYAVDDEFEIYIDSSLKDGALTYGEIYLPADCSASQKNKKNSELFFSTYICHPSLANNELSGPVLATALAHYIKNLQNRRYSYRIIFIPETIGSIAYLSKHYKTMQKNIVAGFNLTCVGDDRTYSYLQSAYGNTLADKVLKNVLHFHYPEYKTYPHLQSGSDERRYNAPGIDLPVVCFSRSLYGIYPEYHTSADNLSLISPSGLQGSFNVMTKCINALEHNKKYKIACLCEPQLGKRGLYPTVSRKGQYDEVFKLVNFIQYCNGHNDLIDISNIIGVPVDELLENINKLIKENLLTVEA, from the coding sequence ATGAACGAAGGCGATAAAATGTATGTACTGGCAAAAGAATTATTTCCCATTTGCCGTAGTATTACAGGCAACGGAGTACGTGAAACTCTTAATATTATTAAAAAAGAAATTCCAGAATTGAAGATTCATGAAGTTCCCAGCGGAACCAAGGTTTTTGACTGGATTGTTCCTAAAGAGTGGAATATTAAAGATGCTTGGATAAAAGACTCAAACGGTAAAAAAATTATAGATTTTGCGCAGTCAAATCTTCATGTTATGGGCTATTCTATACCTGTTTCAAAAACAGTTTCCAAGGAAGAACTACTTTCTCTTTTATATACGGAACCCTTTCAGCCAGATGTTATACCCTATATCACTTCATATTACAAGGAAAGGTTCGGTTTTTGTTGTTCTGAAAATCAAAAAAAAGAAATTATCGACACATACGCCGTTGATGATGAATTTGAGATTTATATAGATAGTTCTCTTAAAGACGGGGCATTAACATACGGGGAGATATATCTTCCTGCCGATTGTTCCGCTTCTCAAAAAAATAAAAAGAACTCTGAACTCTTTTTTTCAACATATATTTGTCATCCTTCTTTAGCAAACAATGAGCTTTCCGGTCCCGTTCTTGCAACTGCATTGGCACACTATATAAAAAATTTACAAAACCGCAGATATTCATACCGAATTATTTTTATACCCGAAACCATAGGTTCCATTGCTTATTTGAGTAAACATTATAAAACAATGCAAAAAAATATTGTTGCAGGTTTTAATCTGACTTGTGTAGGAGATGATAGAACATATTCATATCTTCAATCCGCTTACGGAAATACCCTTGCCGATAAAGTATTAAAAAATGTTTTACATTTTCATTATCCGGAATATAAAACATATCCGCACCTTCAATCTGGCAGTGATGAACGCCGCTATAATGCACCGGGTATAGATTTACCTGTTGTTTGTTTTTCTCGTTCTCTTTACGGCATTTACCCCGAATATCACACATCGGCAGATAATTTATCGCTTATATCGCCGAGCGGACTTCAGGGCAGTTTTAATGTCATGACAAAATGTATAAATGCTTTAGAACATAATAAAAAATATAAGATAGCCTGTTTATGTGAACCGCAATTGGGAAAAAGAGGTCTATACCCAACAGTATCAAGAAAGGGACAATATGACGAAGTTTTTAAGTTGGTTAATTTTATTCAATACTGCAACGGCCATAATGACTTAATCGATATAAGTAATATTATAGGCGTTCCGGTTGATGAGCTGCTTGAAAATATAAATAAACTTATTAAAGAAAATTTACTGACAGTTGAGGCATAA
- a CDS encoding aspartate aminotransferase family protein, which produces MKTYTKSNELLERELKVSPLAAQTFSKSYRYFCKGISPLYIDHAKGCRVYDVDGNEFIDFICALGPITVGYNDDRINTAVKEQLDKGASFSLQSPIEVELAEKICQTIPCAEMVRFVKNGSDATTAAIRLARAYTGKEIVLMSGYHGMHDWSIGASNNNKGVPKAVCELTKNFIYNDLSDIEEKLNTYKDNVAAVILEPIQTDGPKEGYLQALKDLVHKHNAILIFDEVVSGFRYALGGASELYKVTPDLAAFGKGMGNGYSISAVAGKKELMQQIENGVFISTTFGGDAFSMAAALATIKVLEKPGFYDSIWKLGEKMHTGLKNLVKKYELEKIITVSGLPPHCGLAFDEIGRLSYLDIHSVYSQVMIENGILVFAICNLNGSHTEKEIDLYLEATEKAFALIRQAITQDSLDGILKGGKVDPVFKRNIK; this is translated from the coding sequence ATGAAAACGTATACAAAATCAAATGAATTGCTTGAACGCGAATTAAAAGTGTCTCCGCTTGCCGCACAAACATTCAGCAAATCCTACCGTTACTTTTGCAAAGGAATTTCTCCTTTATACATCGATCATGCAAAAGGCTGCCGTGTTTACGATGTTGACGGCAATGAATTCATTGATTTTATCTGTGCCCTGGGACCTATCACTGTTGGATATAATGATGACCGCATAAATACTGCCGTAAAAGAACAATTGGATAAGGGTGCAAGCTTTTCTTTACAAAGTCCCATAGAAGTTGAACTTGCCGAAAAAATATGTCAAACCATTCCCTGTGCCGAAATGGTACGCTTTGTAAAAAACGGAAGCGATGCCACCACTGCCGCAATTCGTCTTGCACGAGCGTATACCGGAAAAGAAATTGTATTGATGAGCGGCTACCACGGTATGCATGATTGGTCAATCGGTGCGTCAAACAACAATAAAGGAGTTCCTAAAGCGGTTTGCGAGCTTACAAAGAATTTCATATACAATGACCTTAGTGATATAGAAGAAAAATTAAATACATATAAGGATAATGTTGCAGCCGTCATCCTGGAACCGATTCAGACAGACGGACCGAAAGAAGGCTATCTGCAAGCATTAAAGGATTTGGTACATAAACATAATGCAATTCTTATCTTTGATGAAGTTGTTTCCGGTTTCCGCTATGCCTTGGGCGGAGCTTCCGAATTGTATAAGGTAACTCCCGACTTGGCCGCTTTCGGTAAGGGAATGGGAAACGGATATTCCATCTCTGCAGTTGCCGGTAAAAAAGAACTTATGCAACAAATAGAAAATGGTGTTTTTATTTCAACCACATTCGGTGGGGATGCTTTTTCCATGGCAGCAGCCTTGGCAACAATTAAGGTTTTGGAAAAGCCCGGATTTTATGATTCCATCTGGAAACTCGGAGAAAAAATGCATACCGGATTAAAAAATCTGGTAAAAAAATATGAGCTTGAAAAGATTATCACGGTCAGTGGGTTGCCCCCGCATTGCGGTCTTGCCTTTGACGAAATAGGAAGATTATCGTATTTGGATATACACAGCGTATACTCCCAAGTTATGATTGAAAACGGCATTTTGGTATTTGCAATTTGTAATTTGAACGGCTCGCATACGGAAAAAGAAATCGATTTATACCTTGAAGCAACCGAAAAAGCGTTTGCTCTCATAAGACAAGCAATTACACAGGACAGTCTTGACGGAATTCTTAAAGGCGGGAAAGTAGACCCTGTCTTTAAAAGGAATATAAAATAA
- the pseF gene encoding pseudaminic acid cytidylyltransferase — MKTIAIITARGGSKRIPRKNIKEFMGKPMLAYAIDAAKKSELFDTVMVSTDDKEIAAVAKNYGAEVPFMRSAKTSSDYAITYDVLEEVLTEYKKLNIGFDMVCCIYPCVPFLTADSLKTAYKQMCEEKTDVIMPVCKYPVPIEWAMAVNGGILVPNDRKAQLIRSQDLVPKYYDVGMFYFCKTSALLENKTLVPPNTGAYIIDETECHDIDTMEDWKAAELKYKILQGV, encoded by the coding sequence ATGAAAACCATTGCAATTATAACGGCACGAGGAGGCTCAAAACGTATTCCTCGGAAAAATATAAAAGAATTCATGGGTAAACCTATGCTTGCCTATGCGATTGACGCGGCAAAAAAATCGGAACTCTTTGATACGGTTATGGTTTCAACCGATGATAAAGAAATCGCTGCCGTTGCAAAAAACTATGGTGCCGAAGTTCCCTTTATGCGCAGTGCTAAAACCAGTTCGGATTACGCAATTACCTACGATGTTTTGGAAGAAGTATTAACCGAATATAAAAAATTAAACATTGGTTTTGATATGGTATGTTGTATTTATCCTTGTGTTCCTTTTTTAACGGCCGACTCGCTTAAAACCGCTTATAAACAAATGTGCGAAGAAAAAACCGATGTCATTATGCCGGTGTGTAAATATCCGGTACCGATAGAATGGGCGATGGCCGTTAACGGCGGTATACTTGTTCCGAATGATCGTAAAGCTCAACTTATCCGCTCGCAGGATTTAGTGCCGAAATATTATGACGTGGGTATGTTTTATTTTTGCAAAACATCAGCATTATTGGAAAATAAAACCTTAGTACCGCCGAATACGGGTGCTTATATAATCGATGAAACCGAATGTCATGATATCGATACAATGGAAGACTGGAAAGCTGCAGAATTAAAATATAAAATTCTACAAGGAGTGTAA
- a CDS encoding aldo/keto reductase, with the protein MTKLALGTVQFGMNYGISNTRGQVPAVEIEKILTFCKIHNINTLDTAQGYGESEAVLGRYDLSSFKIVTKLSGDAELEDSLCKLNVSSIDALLFHREDEINDKTWQKFEYWKRQKLVHKIGVSVYSPEKLLRIIQNYPVDIVQIPLNLLDQRFIPLLPELKSKKIEIHVRSVFLQGLLLMTDYPAQFDSIKHILQGIPHPKLLYALHFVLSLKQVDKLVVGVTCLKDLEEIYNASISPCPSIDYSSFSVHNEKIINPSLWSKE; encoded by the coding sequence ATGACAAAACTTGCACTCGGTACCGTTCAATTCGGCATGAACTACGGCATCTCAAATACACGCGGTCAAGTGCCGGCGGTCGAAATAGAAAAGATTCTTACATTTTGTAAAATCCACAATATAAATACGCTGGATACGGCACAGGGCTACGGTGAAAGCGAAGCCGTTTTGGGCCGTTATGATTTATCATCGTTTAAGATTGTTACCAAATTATCGGGTGATGCAGAACTCGAGGATTCTCTTTGTAAATTAAACGTCAGTTCCATTGATGCTCTCTTATTTCATCGTGAAGATGAAATAAATGATAAAACATGGCAAAAGTTTGAATATTGGAAAAGGCAAAAACTGGTACATAAGATCGGCGTAAGTGTGTATTCTCCCGAAAAACTTTTACGGATAATTCAAAACTATCCTGTAGACATCGTGCAAATTCCTCTTAACTTATTGGATCAGCGTTTTATACCGCTGCTTCCTGAATTGAAAAGTAAAAAAATTGAAATACACGTTCGCTCGGTTTTTTTACAAGGCTTATTACTGATGACCGATTATCCGGCGCAATTCGATTCGATAAAACATATTTTGCAAGGAATCCCCCATCCGAAACTTTTGTATGCTCTGCATTTCGTATTGTCATTAAAACAAGTTGATAAATTAGTTGTCGGTGTTACATGCTTAAAAGATTTGGAAGAAATTTATAACGCTTCTATATCTCCGTGTCCTTCCATCGATTACAGCAGTTTTTCCGTTCATAATGAAAAGATTATCAATCCTTCCTTGTGGAGTAAAGAATGA
- the pseC gene encoding UDP-4-amino-4,6-dideoxy-N-acetyl-beta-L-altrosamine transaminase, whose translation MIQYGHQYIDDNDIQAVIAVLKSDFLTQGPAVSCFENKICEITGARYCVAVSNATAGLHIAVQALNLPENSEGITTPNTFLASANCLLYNKVKPVFTDINPDTYNIDPNKIEKKITSDTKVVIPVHFAGLACDMELIRKIVDTHNIKVIEDASHAIGSCYADGAPVGSCKYSDMTVFSFHPVKTITTGEGGAITVNDEVLYKRLLQLRSHGMTKDAELLTQNPGPWYYEMHSLGFNYRMTDMQAALGYSQLLKLERFRERRQHIVNQYNTAFAGMPHVKLPYRNSEQVSCFHLYVLQIDFEAIGTTRKDFMKKLADKGIGTQVHYIPVHTQPYYKTRYNYKIGDYPIAEKYYERALSIPLYPAMSDSDVKTVINAIREIICK comes from the coding sequence ATGATTCAATACGGACACCAATATATTGACGATAATGATATACAAGCTGTTATAGCTGTATTAAAGTCAGACTTTTTAACTCAAGGGCCTGCAGTCAGCTGCTTTGAAAATAAAATTTGTGAAATAACAGGTGCTCGTTATTGTGTTGCAGTTTCTAATGCAACGGCAGGATTGCATATTGCTGTACAAGCTCTTAATTTACCGGAAAATTCTGAGGGAATTACAACTCCGAATACGTTTTTAGCTTCGGCAAATTGTCTTTTGTATAATAAAGTAAAGCCTGTTTTTACGGATATAAATCCCGATACTTATAATATTGATCCAAATAAAATTGAGAAAAAAATAACATCGGATACAAAGGTTGTTATTCCCGTCCATTTTGCCGGTTTAGCCTGCGATATGGAGCTGATTAGAAAAATTGTAGACACTCATAATATCAAAGTTATTGAAGATGCGTCTCATGCAATCGGTTCGTGTTATGCGGATGGTGCTCCTGTGGGAAGCTGCAAATATTCGGATATGACAGTGTTTTCTTTTCATCCGGTAAAAACAATCACCACCGGCGAGGGCGGTGCGATAACGGTAAATGATGAAGTCTTGTATAAACGCCTTTTACAATTACGAAGTCACGGTATGACAAAAGATGCTGAGTTGCTTACTCAAAATCCCGGTCCCTGGTATTACGAAATGCACAGTCTCGGTTTTAATTATCGTATGACCGATATGCAGGCCGCATTGGGGTATTCTCAGCTTTTAAAACTTGAACGTTTTAGAGAGCGGCGTCAGCATATCGTAAATCAATATAATACGGCTTTTGCTGGTATGCCTCATGTTAAACTTCCGTATAGAAATTCAGAACAAGTTTCCTGTTTTCACCTCTATGTCTTACAAATCGACTTTGAAGCAATCGGAACAACACGTAAAGATTTTATGAAAAAATTGGCCGATAAAGGAATCGGTACGCAAGTACACTATATTCCCGTGCATACTCAGCCTTATTATAAAACACGGTATAATTATAAAATCGGGGACTACCCTATTGCGGAAAAATATTATGAAAGAGCTTTATCGATTCCCTTATATCCTGCAATGTCAGATAGCGATGTAAAAACGGTAATCAATGCAATTCGGGAGATAATTTGTAAATGA
- the pseB gene encoding UDP-N-acetylglucosamine 4,6-dehydratase (inverting) gives MLNHSTILVTGGTGSFGNTFIPMTLKKYNPKKIIIYSRDEMKQWEMAKKIPNDSRVRFFIGDVRDRERLYRALDGVDYVVHAAATKIVPTAEYNPFECIKTNVNGAMNLIDACIDKGVKRCVALSTDKASQPVNLYGATKLCSDKVFIAGNSYTGGRTRFAVVRYGNVMGSRGSVIPFFLDTAKTGKLTITDKRMTRFMISLEQGVELVWHAFEDMEGGEIYVKKIPSMNICDIAAAVDENAEQIEIGIRPGEKLHEQMIGVEDAHFTYEYPEHFKIIPQICEWGQAEKMIKGGKSVPEGFCYTSDNNAEWMTIPQLRKWIEDNKDKVGNI, from the coding sequence ATGTTAAATCATTCAACAATTCTGGTTACCGGAGGTACCGGTTCTTTCGGCAACACCTTTATTCCTATGACTTTAAAAAAATATAATCCCAAAAAGATTATTATATATTCGCGAGATGAAATGAAGCAATGGGAGATGGCAAAAAAAATTCCAAATGATTCTCGTGTTCGCTTTTTTATAGGTGATGTACGTGATAGGGAACGTTTGTATCGTGCTCTTGATGGTGTTGACTATGTGGTTCATGCCGCCGCTACAAAAATTGTTCCTACAGCCGAATATAATCCTTTCGAATGTATTAAAACAAATGTAAACGGTGCTATGAATCTCATAGATGCCTGTATCGATAAGGGGGTAAAACGCTGTGTGGCGTTGAGTACAGATAAAGCGAGTCAGCCGGTAAATTTATACGGAGCAACAAAACTGTGCAGCGATAAAGTTTTTATTGCAGGGAATTCTTATACAGGAGGAAGAACACGATTTGCTGTAGTACGCTACGGCAATGTAATGGGCTCCCGCGGTTCGGTTATTCCCTTTTTCCTTGATACGGCAAAAACAGGGAAACTGACTATAACCGACAAAAGAATGACTCGCTTTATGATCTCTCTTGAGCAGGGAGTCGAGCTTGTATGGCATGCGTTTGAAGATATGGAAGGCGGAGAAATTTATGTTAAGAAGATTCCTTCCATGAATATTTGCGATATTGCGGCTGCCGTAGACGAAAATGCAGAGCAGATAGAAATAGGAATCAGACCGGGTGAAAAACTTCATGAGCAAATGATAGGTGTAGAAGATGCTCATTTTACTTATGAGTATCCAGAACATTTTAAAATTATTCCTCAAATATGTGAGTGGGGGCAAGCTGAAAAAATGATAAAAGGCGGCAAATCTGTGCCTGAGGGGTTTTGCTATACATCTGACAATAATGCTGAATGGATGACTATACCTCAGCTTAGAAAATGGATTGAGGATAATAAAGATAAAGTAGGAAATATCTGA